One Papaver somniferum cultivar HN1 chromosome 10, ASM357369v1, whole genome shotgun sequence genomic window carries:
- the LOC113319422 gene encoding probable microtubule-binding protein TANGLED, giving the protein MVAKSPLKLKKMANPPLNSNLLRETVKKVDRCMARLQELQYTVAGGNKVISGVSLSPRSTRAYLKTSIRCKQESLRMKNSTASRKSPVGKFQGSLQSKCGEWRRMSLPAMLVGETVGEILQASQFAREVVEAVVVKTKKPAAEDPKTPMSRVRISKSQPECTEMKARRKREKQVAMQSIRSELDPPRLQRCRSRINFKLSPNKREFGKENWYTANRVSPKNKPWAKKTVLFPNPLFLSSPSNHQHKFCKTRSPIIARPRPTTPHKFLIKSPPSNSKFQVKIKTTQVSLSPTRSTSALSKKSPKVSTASKIRRSFSPSKLANKLDSPLRNKSSAQQKGGGMMSGLKQRPFSTPVRSSSSNWRV; this is encoded by the exons ATGGTTGCCAAATCTCCACTAAAACTGAAGAAAATGGCAAATCCACCGCTCAATTCTAATCTATTGAGAGAAACAGTCAAGAAGGTGGATCGATGTATGGCTCGATTACAAGAGCTTCAGTATACAGTTGCAGGTGGAAATAAGGTTATTTCTGGTGTTAGTCTTAGTCCACGGAGTACAAGAGCTTATTTGAAAACTAGTATTCGCTGCAAACAAGAATCTCTTAG GATGAAGAACTCAACCGCATCTCGAAAGTCTCCGGTTGGAAAATTTCAAGGTTCCTTACAGAGTAAATGCG GGGAATGGCGTCGTATGTCATTGCCTGCGATGCTGGTTGGAGAAACGGTAGGAGAGATTCTTCAAGCCAGTCAATTTGCAAGGGAAGTAGTTGAAGCTGTTGTTGTGAAGACAAAGAAACCTGCGGCAGAAGATCCCAAAACTCCTATGAGTCGAGTTAGGATTTCAAAGTCACAGCCTGAATGCACGGAAATGAAAgcaagaagaaaaagagagaaacaaGTTGCAATGCAGTCTATTCGATCAGAATTGGATCCACCACGTCTTCAGAGGTGCCGATCACGTATCAATTTCAAGCTCTCTCCTAACAAAAGAGAATTCGGAAAAGAAAATTGGTACACTGCCAATCGTGTATCCCCCAAGAATAAACCTTGGGCTAAGAAGACTGTTCTGTTTCCTAACCCATTGTTCCTTTCATCACCATCCAATCACCAACACAAATTCTGTAAGACACGATCTCCGATAATTGCAAGACCCCGACCAACAACTCCCCATAAATTCTTGATTAAATCTCCCCCTTCGAATTCAAAATTTCAGGTGAAGATCAAGACTACTCAAGTTTCTTTGTCTCCAACAAGATCCACATCAGCTTTGAGCAAAAAATCCCCAAAGGTTTCTACAGCTTCCAAGATAAGAAgatcattttcaccctcaaaactGGCAAACAAATTGGATTCACCGCTAAGGAACAAATCATCAGCGCAACAAAAGGGTGGTGGAATGATGAGTGGATTGAAACAGCGACCGTTTTCAACTCCTGTGAGATCATCCTCTTCCAACTGGAGAGTTTGA